The Cryomorphaceae bacterium 1068 region GAAAAATTCGAGACGATTCCAGTCGAAGAGAGAACTGTTCCGTGCTTCATCAAAGGATTCCAAAGTAACTAAAGAATCTTGCCCTGACAAATTACCAAGTAGAATGGCCCGGCCGACATCATAGTACAGAAACTGATCGGCCATTGTGGGATTACGAACGGCTGATGATACACCTGCTCTCAGCACAGTGTTTTCGTTTAATTGAAATACTAAACTTGCTGCAGGAGAGACAATAGCATCGAAATTTTCATTCTTATCTACTCTTAAAGTCGCTTGAAGTATTAGCCTTTCATCGATAAATTTCTTCTCTAATCCAACATAAGCTCCGGCTTGCCAATTGGTAACAGTTCGATAGCTCGAGTCCGTTCTCACGATTGAAGTAGTACCGTCTTCATTCATGATCGTTTCTCGTGTGTATTCCAGAGTATCTTCAAAGATTGTTCCGCGTGAATTGGGACGATAAAGTCTACCGCTACCTCCAACTCTTATTTTCGCAAACCTTGTGTCAAAAATATATTCTCCCTGTGCGTGATACAAACTGGACTTGTCGTAAAAGCGAGATCCGCCCTCTGTGAATAATCGAGAAGTCACATCGTTAAAGAGTGAATCAAATCTTGCCGTTCCCGGTTCGAAATAGGCATTTTCACCCTGTCCTTTGGTAGTTCTCTGAATGAGATCGTTGTACTCTTGCATGAACTCTGCGTTGTCCTGTGCCCACTGCAATTGATCGCTCTGAACCATCATCCTCCAGGCAGTATTTGCCTCAGCAAAGCCTGGAGCTGTGCCTGTTTCGGGATCAAAAAAGTCAATAAAATTAGGTCGCGTAGAAGAGTATTCAGTACTATCAGGACTCGGCATTCCTGCCATGAAAAGCTCGTCATTAAAAGTCTGATAGTTTTGAGAGTACGAACGGTAATACGTACCCTCCGTCATGTGCGCATCTGACATTAATGCTCCCGTCAAAACGGCATCGTAGCTATTGCCTGCGTCCTCGCTGGTTGCATAAGCTCTGAAGAAAAACTTGTCCTTCTTCTCAATCTGTACTTTGTGCTGGAAAAATTGAATATCTCTTAGGCTGTAGCGGTTGTCTCCTTGATAGACCGTCGTACCGTTTCCATAATTAAAGTAGTAGTCAAGCACCAAATCGTCCTTGATTTTGTAGTATAATCCTGCACTGGTCTTAAGGTTTCTGGTATCGTAATCGGCCAGGTCTATTTCGCGGTATCCGGGGCGGTAAACCCTCGTCAAAGCCGGTCTCTGTTCAATGCTAGGTCCCAGGTCGTTGATGAAAATATTTCCACCGGTTGTTACTTCATCTCCATATCTGTTCACAGCATCATAGCCCGAGAAGTTTGTTTCATCGACGGCTAATCCTTCTATAGCGTCGTAATTTTCAGCTTCCCAATCCAAAGCACTCAAATAGAATACGTTCAACTTGTATCCAAATTTCTCTTTTCCGTCTTTGTTTTTAAAGACCTCAGCCCAACGAATTGCTCCTTCAAAAAGCGATCGTTCTCCGGCTTTGAGGGAAACAGTCAATCCAGGAAAAAGAAATGGATCCTTAGTCTTCATATCGATGACTCCATTAAAGGCTCCCGGGCCGTAATATGCCGAGCTCGCACCAGCCACGATATCGACAGATTGTACATCCAAGTCTGAGGCTCCCAAGAAATTTCCGAGTGAAAAGTTCAAACCAGGTGATTGATTGTCTACTCCATCGATTAGTTGAAGCGAACGAACGGGAGATGTGCTGTTAAAACCTCTGGTATTGAGTATTTTAAAACCTAAGCTAGCTGATGTGATGTCAACACCTTTTAGATTTCCCAGACCTTCATAAAAGCTTCCGGAGGGTGCCTCTTTGATTGCTATCACGTCCATAGACTCAACTGTAAGTGGGGCCTGTTTACTTTTTTCACTGATCCTACTTCCTACTATCTCCACTTCGTTTATCAAAACATTGTCAGTGCCCAAAGCCACTTTTACCTTTTCGTCAAAGGAGCTTACAGTATACTCTTGAGCCGTATACCCCAAGAAATTTATAATCAAAGTGATTGGCGGGTTCTGACTTACATCGAGTGAGAAATTACCGTCAATATCAGTGGTGGTTCCAGTGGTTGTTCCCTTTATTACAACGGATGCACCGATCAGGGTTTCGCCTGTGTCATCGTCCGAAATCGTCCCTTTAATAGTGCCTTGTGAGTAGGAAAAAGAGCTAATTAATGCAAAAATTAGTGCGAACACCGCCGCCTTCCACGTTATCGTCAAATTCATTCGTTGTAGAAATAATGGTGTCAATTTTACACCTCGGAGTGCCAAAATAAAGAAATCATCGATGTGACGCGACTTACCGTCTCAATTTTTAGGAAATATTTTCTGCACAATTGAATTGTTGAGCAATTCCTTGCGCACACTTAATTGTATAATGGTGGATAGGAAAACGGGTCAAATTCATGCATGATTCCGTAGGCCGCTTCAACTATATCCTCGTGATTTGGCTTCGAAAAGTAGTCACCATCAGTCCCATAAGCCGGTCGATGAGCCTTTGCTGAAAGGGTTATTGGCTTGCTGTCGAGATGGAAATATCCATCTTGTTCATTTAAAATTTTGTCAAGAAGAAAAGCAGAGGCGCCACCAGGCACATCTTCATCTACAATCATGAGTCGATTAGTCTTTTTCAGACTTTCAACAACCATGTGATTTTTATCGAAAGGCAATAAAGTTCTGGCATCTATTAGCTCAACGTCCACATTCATCGAGCTAAGTGACTCTACCGCTTCTTCAACAATATTGAATGTGGATCCGTATGACACGATAGTGAGATCTGTTCCTGCCTTCACAATCTCA contains the following coding sequences:
- a CDS encoding TonB-dependent receptor, whose translation is MNLTITWKAAVFALIFALISSFSYSQGTIKGTISDDDTGETLIGASVVIKGTTTGTTTDIDGNFSLDVSQNPPITLIINFLGYTAQEYTVSSFDEKVKVALGTDNVLINEVEIVGSRISEKSKQAPLTVESMDVIAIKEAPSGSFYEGLGNLKGVDITSASLGFKILNTRGFNSTSPVRSLQLIDGVDNQSPGLNFSLGNFLGASDLDVQSVDIVAGASSAYYGPGAFNGVIDMKTKDPFLFPGLTVSLKAGERSLFEGAIRWAEVFKNKDGKEKFGYKLNVFYLSALDWEAENYDAIEGLAVDETNFSGYDAVNRYGDEVTTGGNIFINDLGPSIEQRPALTRVYRPGYREIDLADYDTRNLKTSAGLYYKIKDDLVLDYYFNYGNGTTVYQGDNRYSLRDIQFFQHKVQIEKKDKFFFRAYATSEDAGNSYDAVLTGALMSDAHMTEGTYYRSYSQNYQTFNDELFMAGMPSPDSTEYSSTRPNFIDFFDPETGTAPGFAEANTAWRMMVQSDQLQWAQDNAEFMQEYNDLIQRTTKGQGENAYFEPGTARFDSLFNDVTSRLFTEGGSRFYDKSSLYHAQGEYIFDTRFAKIRVGGSGRLYRPNSRGTIFEDTLEYTRETIMNEDGTTSIVRTDSSYRTVTNWQAGAYVGLEKKFIDERLILQATLRVDKNENFDAIVSPAASLVFQLNENTVLRAGVSSAVRNPTMADQFLYYDVGRAILLGNLSGQDSLVTLESFDEARNSSLFDWNRLEFFNVDPIRPEKARTFEVGYRSTLSNKIYVDASYYYTFYEDFIGFNIGLTLPYTPQAERPDFTSLQVFRVAANATETVTTQGFSVGVNYYFYKTFALTTNYSWNNLVSGEDDPIIPAFNTPEHKVNVGINARDLKTDLGFMRLKNWGFSVNAKWVDGFIFEGSPQFTGFVPSYYMVDAAVMTNFKKINTTLKLGASNLTDNRVFTVYGGPYVGRMAYFSIIYEWLNR